Proteins encoded by one window of Nasonia vitripennis strain AsymCx chromosome 5, Nvit_psr_1.1, whole genome shotgun sequence:
- the LOC100123475 gene encoding vacuolar-sorting protein SNF8, translating into MRRKPGVGAIHKQKYEQERYRDKGTELQENQFEQMTKQLETFRINLEEFASKHKNEIKKNAQFRRQFTEMCASIGVDPLASGKGFWSVLGIGDFYYELAVQIVEVCLATNYKNGGLISLDELRDRLVRARGRRQEHQEITNEDLLASAKKLKILGNGFSVVPISKGKYLVQSIPGELSMDHTAVLQQTSNAGNAFISKSLLQKELKWEGERAQKALDHMVKEGLAWIDNQNEEEPLYWFPSLFTACIASKT; encoded by the coding sequence atgagGAGAAAACCAGGAGTTGGAGCAATTCATAAACAGAAATATGAACAAGAAAGATACAGGGATAAGGGAACAGAACTCCAAGAGAATCAGTTTGAGCAGATGACTAAGCAATTGGAAACTTTTCGAATAAATTTGGAAGAGTTCGCTTCAAAGCACaagaatgaaataaaaaagaatgcACAATTTAGGCGACAGTTTACAGAGATGTGTGCATCAATTGGAGTTGATCCTTTGGCATCAGGGAAAGGATTTTGGTCAGTTTTAGGAATTGGTGACTTCTATTATGAACTTGCAGTTCAGATTGTGGAAGTCTGTCTTGCAACAAACTACAAAAATGGAGGCTTGATATCATTGGATGAGCTTAGGGATCGCTTAGTTCGAGCAAGGGGTCGTCGCCAAGAGCATCAAGAGATAACAAACGAGGACCTGTTAGCATCAGCTAAGAAACTTAAGATACTGGGTAATGGATTTTCGGTTGTGCCTATTAGCAAAGGAAAATATTTAGTGCAATCTATTCCTGGAGAATTGAGCATGGACCACACAGCAGTTTTGCAACAAACCAGTAATGCTGGAAATGCATTTATATCTAAATcattattacaaaaagaatTGAAGTGGGAAGGTGAACGAGCACAGAAAGCATTAGACCACATGGTTAAAGAAGGATTGGCCTGGATAGATAATCAAAATGAAGAAGAACCACTGTATTGGTTTCCAAGTTTGTTTACAGCTTGCATTGCTTCAAAAACATAG
- the LOC100123481 gene encoding WEB family protein At4g27595, chloroplastic isoform X1, whose amino-acid sequence MKEPVTGTEDSVLRNKFDDQNTILHEYEAIVSSLKEELTNCKLEQSKLRLEIETLRKENQNASESIRRSLTECDHRVCNDIAYDKEAYANLEKQVTILQMEKDSVLQLWKMALKAIDVLEEELKTVHKEDRNTKFYQEQINNIKETYSEAIRALEVKLNAAKDNFFQQQALWEQSKQKIDQLTREKNEISQQLSFSQQQTLEKEKNYQASIDHLKESLSHFKSELEQTKQSKIDLEEKLKNAQIHVNTMLVKDREAKCKVSDAVDLVEATMKEKEVVLRREAQLLEEKNRLENQLSKLSEEYTSRLETEVLKAKEIYNKNVKKYLLEIKELKAQMREQATLLDRSQRELRLAEEELEKAKHSSDNNIQKSNLRISALEQTLHDRDLRLQSGDVSHKNVYDDRIYHLERQINHLQEKLSETTEKLRRVHLQNSREVDDHIREADDRARDIMDKCLNFERQLSRALMDKENLSADLHALEASFQKEIQKRNHEKMLLENKVRDLQEKVVSTENIVSESRILTDNVSSRRNFGQQTLMNSDSSTNILALQDKFDQKTKELTQHVETHQKLSNKWKEEANLLATKFQKRTQQLKTKINLLQKQNEELAKELLFYQQLLARCNTQMVQNLNRETDTR is encoded by the exons ATGAAGGAACCAGTGACGGGAACGGAGGATAGCGTGCTCCGGAACAA GTTCGACGATCAAAATACCATTTTACACGAATACGAGGCTATTGTTTCGAGTTTGAAAGAGGAGCTGACTAACTGCAAG CTGGAGCAGAGCAAGTTAAGGTTGGAGATTGAAACGCTCAGAAAGGAAAATCAGAATGCCAGCGAAAGTATACGACGTTCTCTGACAGAGTGCGATCACCGAGTATGCAATGACATTGCCTACGACAAAGAAGCCTACGCGAATCTTGAAAAGCAAGTCACGATTTTGCAGATGGAGAAAGATTCTGTTCTCCAACTCTGGAAAATGGCTCTCAAAGCAATTGATGTTCTGGAAGAGGAGCTTAAAACTGTTCACAAGGAAGACAGGAATACAAAGTTTTATCAAGAGCAAATCAACAACATCAAAGAAACTTACTCCGAAGCTATAAGAGCATTAGAAGTCAAATTGAATGCTGCTAAAGATAACTTCTTCCAGCAGCAGGCACTCTGGGAACAGAGTAAACAGAAAATTGATCAGctgacgagagaaaaaaatgaaattagtCAACAGCTCAGTTTTTCCCAACAACAAACActggaaaaggagaaaaactATCAAGCTAGCATAGATCATCTGAAAGAAAGCTTGAGCCACTTCAAAAGTGAGCTTGAACAGACAAAGCAATCAAAGATTGATTTGGAAGAGAaactgaaaaatgcacaaattcATGTAAATACAATGCTTGTAAAGGACCGTGAAGCTAAATGTAAAGTATCAGATGCTGTAGATTTAGTAGAAGCCACCATGAAGGAGAAAGAAGTAGTTTTAAGAAGAGAAGCACAATTGctggaagaaaaaaacagaCTTGAAAATCAGTTATCTAAATTATCAGAAGAGTATACATCTCGTTTGGAAACTGAAGTACTCAAAGCCAAAGAAATTTACAATAAGAatgtaaaaaagtatttattagAAATTAAGGAATTAAAAGCACAGATGAGAGAACAAGCAACGTTACTAGATAGATCACAAAGAGAACTCAGATTAGCAGAAGAAGAATTAGAAAAAGCTAAGCATAGCTCAGACAATAATATTCAAAAGTCCAATTTGCGAATTTCTGCACTTGAACAAACCTTACATGACAGGGATTTGAGACTCCAGTCAGGTGATGTAAGTCATAAGAATGTTTACGATGATAGGATTTATCATTTAGAACGTCAAATTAATCATTTACAAGAGAAGTTATCTGAAACCACTGAGAAATTGAGACGTGTTCATTTGCAGAACTCCAGAGAAGTCGATGATCATATCAGAGAAGCAGATGACCGTGCCAGAGATATTATGGACAAGTGCCTTAATTTTGAAAGACAATTATCCAGAGCACTCATGGACAAAGAAAATTTGTCAGCAGATTTACATGCATTAGAAGCATCCtttcaaaaagaaatacaaaaaagaaatcatGAAAAGATGTTGCTTGAAAATAAAGTTAGAGATTTACAAGAAAAAGTTGTCAGCACTGAAAATATAGTTTCTGAATCAAGAATATTGACAGACAACGTGTCAAGTAGAAGAAATTTTGGACAGCAAac attgaTGAACTCTGATTCAAGTACAAATATTCTGGCCCTACAAGACAAATTTGATCAAAAAACCAAAGAATTAACGCAGCACGTTGAAACTCACCAAAAATTAAGCAATAA ATGGAAAGAAGAAGCTAATTTACTAGCAACAAAGTTTCAAAAACGAACTCAACagttaaaaacaaaaataaatttattgcaaaaacaaaatgaaGAGCTGGCAAAAGAATTACTCTTTTACCAACAGCTACTAGCTAGATGCAATACCCAAATGGTTCAAAACTTAAACAGAGAAACAGACACTCGGTGA
- the LOC100123481 gene encoding WEB family protein At4g27595, chloroplastic isoform X2: MKEPVTGTEDSVLRNKFDDQNTILHEYEAIVSSLKEELTNCKLEQSKLRLEIETLRKENQNASESIRRSLTECDHRVCNDIAYDKEAYANLEKQVTILQMEKDSVLQLWKMALKAIDVLEEELKTVHKEDRNTKFYQEQINNIKETYSEAIRALEVKLNAAKDNFFQQQALWEQSKQKIDQLTREKNEISQQLSFSQQQTLEKEKNYQASIDHLKESLSHFKSELEQTKQSKIDLEEKLKNAQIHVNTMLVKDREAKCKVSDAVDLVEATMKEKEVVLRREAQLLEEKNRLENQLSKLSEEYTSRLETEVLKAKEIYNKNVKKYLLEIKELKAQMREQATLLDRSQRELRLAEEELEKAKHSSDNNIQKSNLRISALEQTLHDRDLRLQSGDNSREVDDHIREADDRARDIMDKCLNFERQLSRALMDKENLSADLHALEASFQKEIQKRNHEKMLLENKVRDLQEKVVSTENIVSESRILTDNVSSRRNFGQQTLMNSDSSTNILALQDKFDQKTKELTQHVETHQKLSNKWKEEANLLATKFQKRTQQLKTKINLLQKQNEELAKELLFYQQLLARCNTQMVQNLNRETDTR; the protein is encoded by the exons ATGAAGGAACCAGTGACGGGAACGGAGGATAGCGTGCTCCGGAACAA GTTCGACGATCAAAATACCATTTTACACGAATACGAGGCTATTGTTTCGAGTTTGAAAGAGGAGCTGACTAACTGCAAG CTGGAGCAGAGCAAGTTAAGGTTGGAGATTGAAACGCTCAGAAAGGAAAATCAGAATGCCAGCGAAAGTATACGACGTTCTCTGACAGAGTGCGATCACCGAGTATGCAATGACATTGCCTACGACAAAGAAGCCTACGCGAATCTTGAAAAGCAAGTCACGATTTTGCAGATGGAGAAAGATTCTGTTCTCCAACTCTGGAAAATGGCTCTCAAAGCAATTGATGTTCTGGAAGAGGAGCTTAAAACTGTTCACAAGGAAGACAGGAATACAAAGTTTTATCAAGAGCAAATCAACAACATCAAAGAAACTTACTCCGAAGCTATAAGAGCATTAGAAGTCAAATTGAATGCTGCTAAAGATAACTTCTTCCAGCAGCAGGCACTCTGGGAACAGAGTAAACAGAAAATTGATCAGctgacgagagaaaaaaatgaaattagtCAACAGCTCAGTTTTTCCCAACAACAAACActggaaaaggagaaaaactATCAAGCTAGCATAGATCATCTGAAAGAAAGCTTGAGCCACTTCAAAAGTGAGCTTGAACAGACAAAGCAATCAAAGATTGATTTGGAAGAGAaactgaaaaatgcacaaattcATGTAAATACAATGCTTGTAAAGGACCGTGAAGCTAAATGTAAAGTATCAGATGCTGTAGATTTAGTAGAAGCCACCATGAAGGAGAAAGAAGTAGTTTTAAGAAGAGAAGCACAATTGctggaagaaaaaaacagaCTTGAAAATCAGTTATCTAAATTATCAGAAGAGTATACATCTCGTTTGGAAACTGAAGTACTCAAAGCCAAAGAAATTTACAATAAGAatgtaaaaaagtatttattagAAATTAAGGAATTAAAAGCACAGATGAGAGAACAAGCAACGTTACTAGATAGATCACAAAGAGAACTCAGATTAGCAGAAGAAGAATTAGAAAAAGCTAAGCATAGCTCAGACAATAATATTCAAAAGTCCAATTTGCGAATTTCTGCACTTGAACAAACCTTACATGACAGGGATTTGAGACTCCAGTCAGGTGAT AACTCCAGAGAAGTCGATGATCATATCAGAGAAGCAGATGACCGTGCCAGAGATATTATGGACAAGTGCCTTAATTTTGAAAGACAATTATCCAGAGCACTCATGGACAAAGAAAATTTGTCAGCAGATTTACATGCATTAGAAGCATCCtttcaaaaagaaatacaaaaaagaaatcatGAAAAGATGTTGCTTGAAAATAAAGTTAGAGATTTACAAGAAAAAGTTGTCAGCACTGAAAATATAGTTTCTGAATCAAGAATATTGACAGACAACGTGTCAAGTAGAAGAAATTTTGGACAGCAAac attgaTGAACTCTGATTCAAGTACAAATATTCTGGCCCTACAAGACAAATTTGATCAAAAAACCAAAGAATTAACGCAGCACGTTGAAACTCACCAAAAATTAAGCAATAA ATGGAAAGAAGAAGCTAATTTACTAGCAACAAAGTTTCAAAAACGAACTCAACagttaaaaacaaaaataaatttattgcaaaaacaaaatgaaGAGCTGGCAAAAGAATTACTCTTTTACCAACAGCTACTAGCTAGATGCAATACCCAAATGGTTCAAAACTTAAACAGAGAAACAGACACTCGGTGA
- the LOC100123488 gene encoding RIB43A-like with coiled-coils protein 2, with protein sequence MLDFQKCTAQDLKAAAAIERKRRIEEERKPRIFNPRIRRIGIDKEYLDRQVEEKKRLQDLQREQECRLDEALLRSSQLAIVQEKRLDEERRKLNKELNTFRQTHQKPEFRRDFDLYDPELLKKSKPPGEDGVDPGLASAQKFEGEDENLVARLREQREQMQSWIMQQVQERRLAEREKRDTEQAYQEALLSRDRRALALEHMELECRRRLSEATARFNRALAEEKAERKRCRALQDNEAARAEIYNHVTGDFLTEPKDQAESVHGPKKLLVTRYKGMTSEQLKVIRDEQARQMEEIQRMRAEENEKNEEWNRLMNGNARAAESYQRELDRRRAELNRQIAEENLRLAEQQRSQQDYLNRHVYKNKPGPEFYAQFNKSTR encoded by the exons ATGCTGGACTTTCAGAAATGCACGGCACAAGACCTCAAAGCCGCGGCGGCGATCGAGAGGAAGCGCCGGATAGAGGAGGAGCGCAAGCCGCGGATTTTTAATCCCAGGATTCGCAGGATAGGG ATAGACAAGGAGTATCTGGATAGGCAAGTCGAGGAGAAGAAGCGCCTGCAGGACTTGCAACGCGAGCAGGAATGTCGACTGGACGAGGCTCTCCTTCGGAGCAGTCAGCTCGCGATCGTGCAAGAGAAGCGGCTGGACGAA GAGCGACGGAAGCTGAACAAGGAGCTCAACACCTTCCGCCAGACTCACCAGAAGCCGGAGTTCCGCCGTGACTTCGATCTCTACGATCCTGAGCTCCTGAAGAAGTCCAAACCTCCGGGAGAGGACGGCGTGGACCCTGGCCTCGCCTCCGCGCAAAA ATTCGAGGGCGAGGACGAGAACCTGGTGGCCCGGCTCCGGGAGCAGCGCGAGCAGATGCAGAGCTGGATAATGCAGCAGGTGCAAGAGCGCCGACTAGCCGAGCGAGAGAAGCGCGACACGGAACAGGCCTACCAGGAGGCTCTGCTCTCGAGGGACCGACGAGCCCTGGCTCTGGAGCACATGGAACTCGAGTGTCGCCGGAGACTCAGCGAGGCCACCGCCAGGTTCAATCGCGCTCTG GCAGAAGAGAAGGCGGAACGAAAGCGCTGCCGAGCTCTCCAGGACAACGAGGCCGCGAGGGCGGAAATTTACAACCACGTAACCGGGGACTTCCTCACCGAGCCGAAGGACCAGGCGGAAAGCGTTCACGGTCCGAAGAAGTTGTTAGTCACCCGCTACAAGGGCATGACCTCGGAACAGCTCAAAGTCATTCGAGACGAACAGGCCAGGCAGATGGAGGAGATACAG CGAATGCGAGCGGAGGAAAACGAGAAAAACGAGGAGTGGAATCGGCTGATGAACGGAAACGCCAGAGCCGCGGAATCTTATCAACGCGAACTGGATCGCAGACGAGC CGAGCTGAACAGGCAGATAGCGGAGGAGAACCTCAGACTGGCGGAGCAGCAGAGGTCCCAGCAAGATTACTTGAATCGTCACGTGTACAAGAACAAGCCTGGTCCTGAATTTTACGCACAGTTCAACAAAAGCACTCGATGA